The Sesamum indicum cultivar Zhongzhi No. 13 linkage group LG6, S_indicum_v1.0, whole genome shotgun sequence genome has a segment encoding these proteins:
- the LOC105163652 gene encoding uncharacterized protein LOC105163652 isoform X1: MASSALSRIANLQKHFNPNSKGERGVKISSEVAEALALGKAVVALESTIISHGMPYPQNLETAKEVEAIVRQNGAIPATIAILDGMPCVGLSLEELERLAILGRKARKTARRDIAHVVATGGNGATTVSATMFFAAKVGIAIFVTGGIGGVHRHGESTLDISSDLTELGRTPVAVVSAGVKSILDIPRTLEYLETQGVCVAAYQTNEFPAFFTEKSGCTAPSRVDSPEDCARLIDSSINLGLMTGILIALPIPREHSASGNIIESAIQKALKEAREQNVTGSAETPFLLARVSELTGGTSLASNIALVKNNARLGAQIAVSLCQLRDHSCKGRTTFLVGLIGFKFLYIPSTRNFLYHPTSGYLMEKKG; the protein is encoded by the exons atggcGTCTTCAGCTCTCTCCAGAATAGCTAACCTCCAAAAACACTTCAATCCCAACTCCAAG GGTGAAAGGGGAGTTAAGATATCCTCGGAAGTGGCAGAAGCTTTAGCACTTGGGAAAGCCGTGGTTGCTCTTGAATCCACCATTATTTCTCATG GAATGCCATATCCACAGAATTTGGAGACAGCCAAAGAGGTGGAGGCAATCGTAAGGCAGAATGGAGCAATTCCTGCGACTATTGCTATTTTGGATGGCATGCCTTGCGTAG gttTATCCCTGGAAGAACTTGAGAGGCTGGCTATCCTAGGAAGAAAAGCTCGAAAGACAGCTCGAAGGGACATTGCACATGTT GTAGCTACTGGAGGAAATGGTGCAACTACTGTTTCTGCAACAATGTTTTTTGCTGCAAAG GTTGGCATTGCAATATTCGTCACTGGGGGTATCGGTGGAGTGCATAGACATGGAGAGAGTA CTTTAGATATTTCTTCTGATCTCACGGAGCTGGGAAGGACACCTGTAGCTGTAGTTTCTGCAGGGGTGAAATCAATATTAGATATTCCAAGAACACTGGAGTATTTG GAAACACAAGGAGTTTGTGTTGCAGCATATCAGACAAATGAGTTCCCTGCTTTTTTCACTGAAAAGAGCGGCTGCACG GCACCTTCTCGTGTTGACTCACCTGAGGATTGTGCTCGACTAATAG ATTCAAGCATTAATCTTGGGCTGATGACTGGAATTCTGATAGCACTCCCTATTCCAAGAGAACATTCTGCTTCAGGAAACATAATTGAGTCAGCAATACAGAAAGCTCTTAAGGAAGCTAG GGAGCAGAATGTGACTGGCAGTGCTGAAACTCCTTTCTTACTTGCTAGAGTGAGCGAGCTAACTGGAGGGACCTCTCTTGCTTCAa ACATTGCTCTCGTGAAAAATAATGCGCGCTTAGGTGCTCAGATTGCAGTGTCCCTCTGTCAGCTACGAGATCATAGTTGTAAAG GCCGAACAACTTTTCTCGTGGGATTAATTGGCtttaaattcttatatattcCCTCAACTAGAAATTTCCTTTACCATCCTACCTCGGG GTACCTAATGGAGAAAAAGGGTTAG
- the LOC105163652 gene encoding uncharacterized protein LOC105163652 isoform X5, whose amino-acid sequence MASSALSRIANLQKHFNPNSKGERGVKISSEVAEALALGKAVVALESTIISHGMPYPQNLETAKEVEAIVRQNGAIPATIAILDGMPCVGLSLEELERLAILGRKARKTARRDIAHVVATGGNGATTVSATMFFAAKVGIAIFVTGGIGGVHRHGESTLDISSDLTELGRTPVAVVSAGVKSILDIPRTLEYLETQGVCVAAYQTNEFPAFFTEKSGCTAPSRVDSPEDCARLIDSSINLGLMTGILIALPIPREHSASGNIIESAIQKALKEAREQNVTGSAETPFLLARVSELTGGTSLASISFII is encoded by the exons atggcGTCTTCAGCTCTCTCCAGAATAGCTAACCTCCAAAAACACTTCAATCCCAACTCCAAG GGTGAAAGGGGAGTTAAGATATCCTCGGAAGTGGCAGAAGCTTTAGCACTTGGGAAAGCCGTGGTTGCTCTTGAATCCACCATTATTTCTCATG GAATGCCATATCCACAGAATTTGGAGACAGCCAAAGAGGTGGAGGCAATCGTAAGGCAGAATGGAGCAATTCCTGCGACTATTGCTATTTTGGATGGCATGCCTTGCGTAG gttTATCCCTGGAAGAACTTGAGAGGCTGGCTATCCTAGGAAGAAAAGCTCGAAAGACAGCTCGAAGGGACATTGCACATGTT GTAGCTACTGGAGGAAATGGTGCAACTACTGTTTCTGCAACAATGTTTTTTGCTGCAAAG GTTGGCATTGCAATATTCGTCACTGGGGGTATCGGTGGAGTGCATAGACATGGAGAGAGTA CTTTAGATATTTCTTCTGATCTCACGGAGCTGGGAAGGACACCTGTAGCTGTAGTTTCTGCAGGGGTGAAATCAATATTAGATATTCCAAGAACACTGGAGTATTTG GAAACACAAGGAGTTTGTGTTGCAGCATATCAGACAAATGAGTTCCCTGCTTTTTTCACTGAAAAGAGCGGCTGCACG GCACCTTCTCGTGTTGACTCACCTGAGGATTGTGCTCGACTAATAG ATTCAAGCATTAATCTTGGGCTGATGACTGGAATTCTGATAGCACTCCCTATTCCAAGAGAACATTCTGCTTCAGGAAACATAATTGAGTCAGCAATACAGAAAGCTCTTAAGGAAGCTAG GGAGCAGAATGTGACTGGCAGTGCTGAAACTCCTTTCTTACTTGCTAGAGTGAGCGAGCTAACTGGAGGGACCTCTCTTGCTTCAa TCTCATTCATCATCTGA
- the LOC105163652 gene encoding uncharacterized protein LOC105163652 isoform X4 has protein sequence MPYPQNLETAKEVEAIVRQNGAIPATIAILDGMPCVGLSLEELERLAILGRKARKTARRDIAHVVATGGNGATTVSATMFFAAKVGIAIFVTGGIGGVHRHGESTLDISSDLTELGRTPVAVVSAGVKSILDIPRTLEYLETQGVCVAAYQTNEFPAFFTEKSGCTAPSRVDSPEDCARLIDSSINLGLMTGILIALPIPREHSASGNIIESAIQKALKEAREQNVTGSAETPFLLARVSELTGGTSLASNIALVKNNARLGAQIAVSLCQLRDHSCKGRTTFLVGLIGFKFLYIPSTRNFLYHPTSGYLMEKKG, from the exons ATGCCATATCCACAGAATTTGGAGACAGCCAAAGAGGTGGAGGCAATCGTAAGGCAGAATGGAGCAATTCCTGCGACTATTGCTATTTTGGATGGCATGCCTTGCGTAG gttTATCCCTGGAAGAACTTGAGAGGCTGGCTATCCTAGGAAGAAAAGCTCGAAAGACAGCTCGAAGGGACATTGCACATGTT GTAGCTACTGGAGGAAATGGTGCAACTACTGTTTCTGCAACAATGTTTTTTGCTGCAAAG GTTGGCATTGCAATATTCGTCACTGGGGGTATCGGTGGAGTGCATAGACATGGAGAGAGTA CTTTAGATATTTCTTCTGATCTCACGGAGCTGGGAAGGACACCTGTAGCTGTAGTTTCTGCAGGGGTGAAATCAATATTAGATATTCCAAGAACACTGGAGTATTTG GAAACACAAGGAGTTTGTGTTGCAGCATATCAGACAAATGAGTTCCCTGCTTTTTTCACTGAAAAGAGCGGCTGCACG GCACCTTCTCGTGTTGACTCACCTGAGGATTGTGCTCGACTAATAG ATTCAAGCATTAATCTTGGGCTGATGACTGGAATTCTGATAGCACTCCCTATTCCAAGAGAACATTCTGCTTCAGGAAACATAATTGAGTCAGCAATACAGAAAGCTCTTAAGGAAGCTAG GGAGCAGAATGTGACTGGCAGTGCTGAAACTCCTTTCTTACTTGCTAGAGTGAGCGAGCTAACTGGAGGGACCTCTCTTGCTTCAa ACATTGCTCTCGTGAAAAATAATGCGCGCTTAGGTGCTCAGATTGCAGTGTCCCTCTGTCAGCTACGAGATCATAGTTGTAAAG GCCGAACAACTTTTCTCGTGGGATTAATTGGCtttaaattcttatatattcCCTCAACTAGAAATTTCCTTTACCATCCTACCTCGGG GTACCTAATGGAGAAAAAGGGTTAG
- the LOC105163652 gene encoding uncharacterized protein LOC105163652 isoform X2 yields the protein MASSALSRIANLQKHFNPNSKGERGVKISSEVAEALALGKAVVALESTIISHGMPYPQNLETAKEVEAIVRQNGAIPATIAILDGMPCVGLSLEELERLAILGRKARKTARRDIAHVVATGGNGATTVSATMFFAAKVGIAIFVTGGIGGVHRHGESTLDISSDLTELGRTPVAVVSAGVKSILDIPRTLEYLETQGVCVAAYQTNEFPAFFTEKSGCTAPSRVDSPEDCARLIDSSINLGLMTGILIALPIPREHSASGNIIESAIQKALKEAREQNVTGSAETPFLLARVSELTGGTSLASNIALVKNNARLGAQIAVSLCQLRDHSCKGT from the exons atggcGTCTTCAGCTCTCTCCAGAATAGCTAACCTCCAAAAACACTTCAATCCCAACTCCAAG GGTGAAAGGGGAGTTAAGATATCCTCGGAAGTGGCAGAAGCTTTAGCACTTGGGAAAGCCGTGGTTGCTCTTGAATCCACCATTATTTCTCATG GAATGCCATATCCACAGAATTTGGAGACAGCCAAAGAGGTGGAGGCAATCGTAAGGCAGAATGGAGCAATTCCTGCGACTATTGCTATTTTGGATGGCATGCCTTGCGTAG gttTATCCCTGGAAGAACTTGAGAGGCTGGCTATCCTAGGAAGAAAAGCTCGAAAGACAGCTCGAAGGGACATTGCACATGTT GTAGCTACTGGAGGAAATGGTGCAACTACTGTTTCTGCAACAATGTTTTTTGCTGCAAAG GTTGGCATTGCAATATTCGTCACTGGGGGTATCGGTGGAGTGCATAGACATGGAGAGAGTA CTTTAGATATTTCTTCTGATCTCACGGAGCTGGGAAGGACACCTGTAGCTGTAGTTTCTGCAGGGGTGAAATCAATATTAGATATTCCAAGAACACTGGAGTATTTG GAAACACAAGGAGTTTGTGTTGCAGCATATCAGACAAATGAGTTCCCTGCTTTTTTCACTGAAAAGAGCGGCTGCACG GCACCTTCTCGTGTTGACTCACCTGAGGATTGTGCTCGACTAATAG ATTCAAGCATTAATCTTGGGCTGATGACTGGAATTCTGATAGCACTCCCTATTCCAAGAGAACATTCTGCTTCAGGAAACATAATTGAGTCAGCAATACAGAAAGCTCTTAAGGAAGCTAG GGAGCAGAATGTGACTGGCAGTGCTGAAACTCCTTTCTTACTTGCTAGAGTGAGCGAGCTAACTGGAGGGACCTCTCTTGCTTCAa ACATTGCTCTCGTGAAAAATAATGCGCGCTTAGGTGCTCAGATTGCAGTGTCCCTCTGTCAGCTACGAGATCATAGTTGTAAAG GTACCTAA
- the LOC105163652 gene encoding uncharacterized protein LOC105163652 isoform X3 — protein MVSCILANRMNAISTEFGDSQRGGGNRKAEWSNSCDYCYFGWHALRLSLEELERLAILGRKARKTARRDIAHVVATGGNGATTVSATMFFAAKVGIAIFVTGGIGGVHRHGESTLDISSDLTELGRTPVAVVSAGVKSILDIPRTLEYLETQGVCVAAYQTNEFPAFFTEKSGCTAPSRVDSPEDCARLIDSSINLGLMTGILIALPIPREHSASGNIIESAIQKALKEAREQNVTGSAETPFLLARVSELTGGTSLASNIALVKNNARLGAQIAVSLCQLRDHSCKGRTTFLVGLIGFKFLYIPSTRNFLYHPTSGYLMEKKG, from the exons ATGGTATCATGCATCCTCGCGAATAGAAT GAATGCCATATCCACAGAATTTGGAGACAGCCAAAGAGGTGGAGGCAATCGTAAGGCAGAATGGAGCAATTCCTGCGACTATTGCTATTTTGGATGGCATGCCTTGC gttTATCCCTGGAAGAACTTGAGAGGCTGGCTATCCTAGGAAGAAAAGCTCGAAAGACAGCTCGAAGGGACATTGCACATGTT GTAGCTACTGGAGGAAATGGTGCAACTACTGTTTCTGCAACAATGTTTTTTGCTGCAAAG GTTGGCATTGCAATATTCGTCACTGGGGGTATCGGTGGAGTGCATAGACATGGAGAGAGTA CTTTAGATATTTCTTCTGATCTCACGGAGCTGGGAAGGACACCTGTAGCTGTAGTTTCTGCAGGGGTGAAATCAATATTAGATATTCCAAGAACACTGGAGTATTTG GAAACACAAGGAGTTTGTGTTGCAGCATATCAGACAAATGAGTTCCCTGCTTTTTTCACTGAAAAGAGCGGCTGCACG GCACCTTCTCGTGTTGACTCACCTGAGGATTGTGCTCGACTAATAG ATTCAAGCATTAATCTTGGGCTGATGACTGGAATTCTGATAGCACTCCCTATTCCAAGAGAACATTCTGCTTCAGGAAACATAATTGAGTCAGCAATACAGAAAGCTCTTAAGGAAGCTAG GGAGCAGAATGTGACTGGCAGTGCTGAAACTCCTTTCTTACTTGCTAGAGTGAGCGAGCTAACTGGAGGGACCTCTCTTGCTTCAa ACATTGCTCTCGTGAAAAATAATGCGCGCTTAGGTGCTCAGATTGCAGTGTCCCTCTGTCAGCTACGAGATCATAGTTGTAAAG GCCGAACAACTTTTCTCGTGGGATTAATTGGCtttaaattcttatatattcCCTCAACTAGAAATTTCCTTTACCATCCTACCTCGGG GTACCTAATGGAGAAAAAGGGTTAG